ATGATGCCAAAATCATTTTCCTGGGGTTTTGCACAAGAGGCAGGGCATCCGGCAATGCTGATCTTGAATTTATGTGGGACTCCCATTGCGAAGTATTTTTCGTCAAGCTTCCGGGCAATATCCTGGGGATTCACAAGCCCCCTGGGACATAAGGTATCGCCCTGGCAAGCCACAAGACCTCTTACGCGGGGACCGCATGTACCTTTATGAAGATTTACTTTTTCGAGATTATTTCTGATATTCTGAACATTATCCAGATGAACAAAAGGGATCTCAATTCCCTGTCTGGTAGTTAGATGTATATGGCCGTCCCCATATTTTTCGGCTGCATCGGCCAGGGCCCTGAGCTGGTCAGCTTCTATTCGGCCCCCTACTACTCGCAGGCGAAAAGCAAACAGGTCTTTCTGGCGCTGGCGCATGAATCCGCCGGTTGTTAGGGAATCGTAATCTATTTGTTTTTCAGACATAGTTCTTATATTTCACGTACCGTGATTAAATATATATGCTTGATGTGGTAAATGTTGCTTTCTTTTTTAT
This genomic stretch from Methanosarcinales archaeon harbors:
- a CDS encoding 4Fe-4S binding protein, coding for MSEKQIDYDSLTTGGFMRQRQKDLFAFRLRVVGGRIEADQLRALADAAEKYGDGHIHLTTRQGIEIPFVHLDNVQNIRNNLEKVNLHKGTCGPRVRGLVACQGDTLCPRGLVNPQDIARKLDEKYFAMGVPHKFKISIAGCPASCAKPQENDFGIMGGVDPKWLEDLCIGCGLCQEICRKDAIVVEDGFVTFEREKCDFCGDCISSCPTDAWVIDRTGFTLLIGGKVGRFPQLGVNFAELVNETELFEILDKTIEFYNENARKGERVGDTLNRVGLETFKKAVL